One Eriocheir sinensis breed Jianghai 21 chromosome 67, ASM2467909v1, whole genome shotgun sequence DNA segment encodes these proteins:
- the LOC126988009 gene encoding tetranectin-like, producing MTDGETNAISVRSGRPRVSPAETMKAITLLAAAAALITTASPTEVSCNAGFVLLNGNTCIQVFTSKVTWVEAVAACANIDNFLVGSPHLAYFNDCSFMTYLYDYIYYQQGLSEDLWLGGSDSNTEGAWEFLNGDPVPMGIPFWHPIQPDGDNIENKLVFAHNGYFADAHEDDKLGYICQYTP from the exons ATGACGGACGGGGAGACCAATGCTATATCAGTGCGTAGTGGGAGGCCGCGGGTTAGTCCAGCAGAAACCATGAAGGCGATAACACTccttgcggcggcggcggccctgATAACCACCGCCTCACCCACCGAAG TGTCCTGTAACGCCGGCTTCGTCCTGCTCAACGGCAACACTTGCATCCAGGTCTTCACGTCGAAGGTGACATG GGTGGAAGCGGTAGCCGCCTGCGCTAACATAGATAATTTCTTGGTCGGCTCTCCACACCTGGCCTACTTCAACGACTGCTCCTTCATGACGTACCTCTATGACTACATCTATTACCAGCAGG GGCTGTCAGAGGACCTTTGGTTGGGAGGAAGCGACTCCAACACCGAGGGTGCCTGGGAGTTTCTGAACGGTGACCCTGTGCCCATGGGTATTCCCTTCTGGCACCCGATCCAGCCTGACGGAGACAACATCGAAAATAAACTGGTGTTCGCCCATAACGGATACTTCGCGGACGCTCACGAGGATGACAAACTTGGTTACATCTGCCAGTATACGCCTTAG
- the LOC126988019 gene encoding acidic amino acid decarboxylase GADL1-like isoform X2 has translation MARPASSQADGRLLDNILGMVKRERMVSGVDESKKTVEFKPPEELKKILQLDIRAEGRSLQDVEEMMETVVRYSVRTQHPYFFNQLYGGIDEVALASAWLCEALNTNQHTFEVAPVFILVEHFVIARLVELFGWPEGDGIFSPGGSMSNLYGMTLARYRKHPEVKTRGMTGMKPLVAFTSDQSHYSVGKAASLLGLGLDNVVKVQTDATGRMIPQALKEAVAAARAGGGEPFFVGATAGTTVLGAFDPLDELADVCRDEGLWLHCDACWGGTAILSEKHRHNLHGIDRCDSLSWNPHKMLCAPLQCSPFIVRHKDILQECNSANATYLFQQDKFYDVSYDTGDKSFQCGRKIDAFKLYFLLTCHGLKEMEERVDAAFSAAEYLSEQVSRRPGFRQVLATPQCTNVCFWYIPPSLRQEEESPEWWNKLAKVAPRLKERLVRDGSFMVGYQPLPDKGLVNFFRMVTKCNPKPTPEHMDHLLDEMERLGADL, from the exons ATGGCCCGCCCCGCCTCCTCCCAAGCCGACGGCAGACTCCTAGACAACATCCTGGGAatggtgaagagggagagaatggtcaGCGGAGTGGATGAATCGAAGAAAACCGTTGAATTCAAGCCTCCAGAAGAGTTGAAG AAAATCCTCCAACTTGACATCCGGGCGGAGGGACGTTCGCTGCAGGACGTTGAGGAGATGATGGAGACGGTGGTGCGCTACAGTGTCAGGACGCAGCACCCGTACTTCTTCAACCAGCTGTACGGCGGCATCGACGAGGTGGCCCTGGCTAGCGCGTGGCTGTGCGAGGCGCTCAACACCAACCA GCACACGTTCGAGGTGGCTCCCGTGTTCATACTGGTGGAGCACTTCGTCATTGCACGTCTTGTGGAGCTTTTCGGGTGGCCGGAGGGCGACGGAATATTTTCTCCCG GCGGGAGCATGAGCAACCTGTACGGGATGACGCTGGCCAGGTACCGGAAGCACCCCGAGGTGAAGACGCGGGGGATGACGGGCATGAAGCCGCTAGTCGCCTTCACTTCAGACCAG AGCCACTACTCCGTCGGGAAGGCGGCGTCCCTGCTGGGCCTGGGCCTGGACAACGTGGTGAAGGTGCAGACTGACGCCACGGGCAGGATGATTCCCCAGGccctgaaggaggcggtggcggcggcgcgggCGGGGGGCGGCGAGCCCTTCTTCGTCGGGGCCACCGCCGGGACCACCGTGCTGGGCGCCTTTGACCCTCTGGACGAGCTGGCGGACGTGTGCCGCGACGAAGGGCTATGGCTGCACTGCGAC GCCTGCTGGGGGGGCACCGCCATCCTGTCCGAGAAGCACCGCCACAACTTGCACGGCATCGACAG GTGCGACTCCCTGTCCTGGAACCCTCACAAGATGCTCTGCGCGCCGCTACAGTGCTCGCCCTTCATCGTGCGCCACAAG GATATTCTTCAAGAGTGCAACTCCGCCAACGCCACGTACCTCTTCCAACAAGACAAGTTCTACGACGTGAGCTACGACACGGGCGACAAGAGCTTCCAGTGCGGCCGCAAAATCGACGCCTTCAAGCTGTACTTCTTGCTGACCTGCCACGGCCTCAAGGAGATGGAGGAGCGGGTGGACGCCGCCTTCAGTGCCGCAGA GTACTTATCGGAGCAGGTGTCGCGGCGGCCTGGGTTCCGGCAGGTGCTAGCGACGCCGCAGTGCACCAACGTCTGTTTCTGGTACATCCCCCCCAGCCTGcgccaggaggaggagagccCCGAGTGGTGGAACAAGCTGGCGAAG GTGGCGCCGCGTCTGAAGGAGCGGCTGGTGCGCGATGGCTCCTTCATGGTGGGGTATCAGCCGCTGCCGGACAAAGGACTCGTCAACTTCTTCCGTATGGTAACCAAGTGTAACCCCAAGCCCACGCCGGAGCACATGGACCACCTTCTGGACGAGATGGAGAGGCTCGGCGCTGACCTATGA
- the LOC126988019 gene encoding cysteine sulfinic acid decarboxylase-like isoform X1, with protein sequence MLCLRVGRGCRLVTDMPLRGVIPCVTSAQHNSAAGVPADPRRAMARPASSQADGRLLDNILGMVKRERMVSGVDESKKTVEFKPPEELKKILQLDIRAEGRSLQDVEEMMETVVRYSVRTQHPYFFNQLYGGIDEVALASAWLCEALNTNQHTFEVAPVFILVEHFVIARLVELFGWPEGDGIFSPGGSMSNLYGMTLARYRKHPEVKTRGMTGMKPLVAFTSDQSHYSVGKAASLLGLGLDNVVKVQTDATGRMIPQALKEAVAAARAGGGEPFFVGATAGTTVLGAFDPLDELADVCRDEGLWLHCDACWGGTAILSEKHRHNLHGIDRCDSLSWNPHKMLCAPLQCSPFIVRHKDILQECNSANATYLFQQDKFYDVSYDTGDKSFQCGRKIDAFKLYFLLTCHGLKEMEERVDAAFSAAEYLSEQVSRRPGFRQVLATPQCTNVCFWYIPPSLRQEEESPEWWNKLAKVAPRLKERLVRDGSFMVGYQPLPDKGLVNFFRMVTKCNPKPTPEHMDHLLDEMERLGADL encoded by the exons ATGCTTTGTCTACGTGTCGGGAGAGGGTGTAGGTTAGTGACTGACATGCCGCTGCGGGGCGTTATTCCGTGCGTGACCTCCGCCCAACACAACAGTGCCGCAGGAGTGCCCGCTGATCCTCGCCGCGCCATGGCCCGCCCCGCCTCCTCCCAAGCCGACGGCAGACTCCTAGACAACATCCTGGGAatggtgaagagggagagaatggtcaGCGGAGTGGATGAATCGAAGAAAACCGTTGAATTCAAGCCTCCAGAAGAGTTGAAG AAAATCCTCCAACTTGACATCCGGGCGGAGGGACGTTCGCTGCAGGACGTTGAGGAGATGATGGAGACGGTGGTGCGCTACAGTGTCAGGACGCAGCACCCGTACTTCTTCAACCAGCTGTACGGCGGCATCGACGAGGTGGCCCTGGCTAGCGCGTGGCTGTGCGAGGCGCTCAACACCAACCA GCACACGTTCGAGGTGGCTCCCGTGTTCATACTGGTGGAGCACTTCGTCATTGCACGTCTTGTGGAGCTTTTCGGGTGGCCGGAGGGCGACGGAATATTTTCTCCCG GCGGGAGCATGAGCAACCTGTACGGGATGACGCTGGCCAGGTACCGGAAGCACCCCGAGGTGAAGACGCGGGGGATGACGGGCATGAAGCCGCTAGTCGCCTTCACTTCAGACCAG AGCCACTACTCCGTCGGGAAGGCGGCGTCCCTGCTGGGCCTGGGCCTGGACAACGTGGTGAAGGTGCAGACTGACGCCACGGGCAGGATGATTCCCCAGGccctgaaggaggcggtggcggcggcgcgggCGGGGGGCGGCGAGCCCTTCTTCGTCGGGGCCACCGCCGGGACCACCGTGCTGGGCGCCTTTGACCCTCTGGACGAGCTGGCGGACGTGTGCCGCGACGAAGGGCTATGGCTGCACTGCGAC GCCTGCTGGGGGGGCACCGCCATCCTGTCCGAGAAGCACCGCCACAACTTGCACGGCATCGACAG GTGCGACTCCCTGTCCTGGAACCCTCACAAGATGCTCTGCGCGCCGCTACAGTGCTCGCCCTTCATCGTGCGCCACAAG GATATTCTTCAAGAGTGCAACTCCGCCAACGCCACGTACCTCTTCCAACAAGACAAGTTCTACGACGTGAGCTACGACACGGGCGACAAGAGCTTCCAGTGCGGCCGCAAAATCGACGCCTTCAAGCTGTACTTCTTGCTGACCTGCCACGGCCTCAAGGAGATGGAGGAGCGGGTGGACGCCGCCTTCAGTGCCGCAGA GTACTTATCGGAGCAGGTGTCGCGGCGGCCTGGGTTCCGGCAGGTGCTAGCGACGCCGCAGTGCACCAACGTCTGTTTCTGGTACATCCCCCCCAGCCTGcgccaggaggaggagagccCCGAGTGGTGGAACAAGCTGGCGAAG GTGGCGCCGCGTCTGAAGGAGCGGCTGGTGCGCGATGGCTCCTTCATGGTGGGGTATCAGCCGCTGCCGGACAAAGGACTCGTCAACTTCTTCCGTATGGTAACCAAGTGTAACCCCAAGCCCACGCCGGAGCACATGGACCACCTTCTGGACGAGATGGAGAGGCTCGGCGCTGACCTATGA